In one window of Posidoniimonas corsicana DNA:
- a CDS encoding ABC transporter ATP-binding protein — translation MTADRPLIELRGLHRVFGDTHAVRGVSFEVGPGEVFGYIGPNGAGKTTSMRILATLDEPTAGDAYVDGLSVTEDPDRVRRRLGFMPDYYGAYRDVNVKEYLDFFARSYGLRGDDRRRALAYAMDFTGLDKLAYKPMDGLSKGMKQRLALGRTMIHDPAVMVLDEPAAGLDPRARIELREMISRLAQLGKAVLISSHILTELAAICHKIGILEQGQLLAVGSVEEISRQARPHSMITLKILSDPQAAEAWLRDRKDVEHIEQVEQRFTLRHAGDDAARADLLAAMVEYGIRVAEFRSQETSLEDLFLHVTEGRVQ, via the coding sequence GTGACCGCCGACCGCCCCCTGATCGAGCTGCGAGGCCTGCACCGCGTGTTCGGCGACACCCACGCGGTGCGCGGCGTGTCGTTCGAGGTCGGCCCGGGTGAGGTGTTCGGTTACATCGGACCGAACGGCGCCGGCAAGACGACCAGCATGCGCATCCTCGCCACCCTGGACGAGCCCACCGCCGGCGACGCCTACGTCGATGGCCTGTCGGTCACCGAGGACCCGGACCGCGTGCGGCGGCGGCTCGGCTTCATGCCGGACTACTACGGCGCGTACCGCGACGTCAACGTGAAGGAGTACCTCGACTTCTTCGCCCGCAGCTACGGGCTGCGGGGCGACGACCGTCGCCGCGCGCTGGCGTACGCGATGGACTTCACCGGCTTGGACAAGCTCGCCTACAAGCCCATGGACGGGCTCTCTAAGGGTATGAAGCAGCGGCTGGCGCTGGGCCGCACCATGATCCACGACCCGGCGGTGATGGTGCTCGACGAGCCCGCCGCCGGACTCGACCCGCGCGCGCGGATCGAGCTGCGTGAGATGATCAGCCGGCTAGCGCAGCTCGGCAAGGCCGTGCTGATCAGCTCGCACATCCTGACCGAGCTGGCGGCCATCTGCCACAAGATCGGCATCCTGGAGCAGGGCCAGCTGCTGGCGGTAGGGTCGGTCGAAGAGATCAGCCGTCAGGCGCGGCCGCACTCGATGATCACGCTGAAGATCCTGTCCGATCCGCAGGCGGCCGAAGCCTGGCTCCGCGACCGCAAGGACGTGGAGCACATCGAGCAGGTGGAGCAGCGGTTCACCCTGCGGCACGCAGGCGACGACGCCGCGCGGGCCGATCTGCTGGCGGCGATGGTCGAATACGGCATCCGTGTGGCGGAGTTCCGCTCGCAGGAGACCTCGCTCGAGGACCTGTTCTTGCACGTCACTGAGGGCCGTGTGCAATGA
- a CDS encoding DUF1598 domain-containing protein — protein MRRCFSAQSIVTFAVLGLVALSCAPSQAQFFRGGAVGGVSIDAQGVLTAPEVGENEQLMKAWQKGLKPVPADLQAYTDMRYVSLKRLEQQVAKAFATGEAIPEEVAFLAGMLRVEYVFVYPEQGDVVLAGPAEGWKVDRLGNAVGATTNRPVLMLEDLVTALRANRVSGGPVISCSIDPTEEGLRRSQQVAARFSAATSSTAAGRAMEEALGPQVITVTGVPATSHFARTIVAADFRMKRLAMNFEPAPIDGMPSYLHIAGTNTDAFPRWWLAANYEPVLQDPKGLAWQLRGQGVKCMTETDFVDAQGRRTRSGKASRGAQKWADLLTQRFDELANEDSAFGQLRNVMDLSVVAALLEKEGLLEHVGLSMPALMTTYELQEYPAPREVASQASFLNKRGKRIVTASGGVQLSPWRVAENLQQTDRLTPARDQAMAKAGGAWWWQ, from the coding sequence ATGCGTCGGTGTTTCAGCGCCCAATCAATCGTCACGTTCGCCGTGCTCGGGCTCGTGGCCCTGTCCTGTGCGCCCAGCCAAGCGCAGTTCTTCCGCGGCGGCGCCGTGGGCGGCGTCAGCATCGACGCGCAGGGCGTGCTGACCGCGCCCGAAGTTGGCGAGAACGAACAGCTGATGAAGGCCTGGCAGAAGGGCCTGAAGCCCGTGCCGGCTGACCTGCAGGCCTACACCGATATGCGGTACGTGTCGCTCAAGCGGCTTGAGCAGCAGGTCGCCAAGGCGTTTGCTACCGGCGAGGCGATCCCCGAAGAGGTCGCGTTCCTGGCCGGTATGCTGCGTGTCGAGTACGTGTTTGTCTACCCCGAGCAGGGCGATGTCGTGCTGGCCGGGCCGGCCGAGGGCTGGAAGGTCGACCGCCTGGGCAACGCCGTGGGCGCCACGACCAACCGCCCGGTGCTGATGCTGGAAGACCTGGTGACCGCGCTGCGGGCCAACCGCGTGAGTGGCGGCCCGGTGATCAGCTGCTCGATCGACCCAACCGAAGAAGGCCTGCGTCGCTCGCAGCAGGTTGCCGCCCGGTTCAGCGCCGCCACGTCGTCAACCGCCGCCGGCCGCGCCATGGAAGAGGCGCTCGGCCCGCAGGTGATCACGGTGACCGGCGTCCCCGCCACCAGCCACTTTGCCCGCACCATTGTCGCGGCCGACTTCCGCATGAAGCGATTGGCGATGAACTTCGAGCCGGCGCCAATCGACGGCATGCCGAGCTACCTGCACATCGCCGGGACCAACACCGACGCGTTCCCGCGCTGGTGGCTGGCCGCCAACTACGAGCCCGTCCTGCAAGACCCGAAGGGCCTGGCTTGGCAGCTTCGTGGGCAGGGCGTGAAGTGCATGACCGAGACCGACTTCGTCGACGCTCAGGGGCGCCGCACCCGCAGCGGCAAGGCGAGCCGGGGCGCCCAGAAGTGGGCCGACCTGCTGACCCAGCGGTTTGACGAGCTCGCTAACGAGGATTCGGCCTTCGGCCAGCTTCGCAACGTGATGGACCTGTCTGTCGTAGCGGCGTTGCTGGAGAAAGAGGGCCTGCTGGAGCACGTCGGCCTCAGCATGCCCGCGCTGATGACGACCTACGAGCTGCAGGAGTACCCGGCGCCGCGCGAAGTCGCCTCGCAGGCCAGCTTCCTGAACAAGCGTGGCAAGCGGATCGTCACGGCCTCTGGCGGCGTTCAGCTGAGCCCCTGGCGCGTGGCGGAGAACCTGCAGCAGACCGATAGGCTTACCCCCGCCCGCGATCAGGCTATGGCCAAGGCGGGCGGCGCCTGGTGGTGGCAGTAG